The DNA sequence GCATGAACAGACTCGGAGAAATAGAACGGCTGGCTCAGATTGCGAGGCCGGATATAGGGGTAATTACCAATGTGCAGATGGCCCACCTGGAGGGCCTTAAAACTATAGAAGGTGTAGCCAGGGCCAAGGGCGAACTTTATGCCGCTCTGGATGAGGAGGATACGGCCGTATTTAATGTGGATGATCCCCATGTTTCGAATCTGGCCCGAAAATGCAGGGCGCGTAAGCTCGGCTTTGGGCTTGGTCCCGGGGCGGAAGTTACTGCCCGGGAGATTATATCCCGACCGGAGGGGACGCTAACTTTCTCTTTGGTGTCACATGAAGGGGCTGCGCAGGTAACCTTACAGACGCCGGCGAGGCATAACATCGCAAACGCCCTTGCCGCGAGCGCTGTGGCATTGGCTATGGGAGTGGATATTAAGACTATCAAAGAAGCCCTGGAAGAATTCCGTCCGGCGGCAAACCGGTTAGAGCTTATCAAACTCCCCCAGGGAATGACCGTAATAAATGACACGTATAACGCCAATCCGGGCTCTATGCGGGCCGCCCTGGAAACCCTTAAAGAGATCAAAGGGAGTAGGCCCGGAATAGCGGTTTTGGGGGACATGCTGGAATTGGGTGAGCAGACGGCAGAGGCCCATCGCTCCATCGGAAGATATATTGCCGGGCTGGGGATAGAATATCTCATCGTTATGGGCGAATTTGCTCCGGCGTTTATTGCAGAAGGGGCTGTCTCAGGCGGTATGGATAAAAGTCATATTATTACCGCGTCCAGCCATGAAGAAGCAGTCAGAATACTCAGGCAAAAAACCTCCGGCCACGATTTTGTGCTGGTCAAAGGATCGCGTCGCATGCGGATGGAAGAGATTGTAAAGGGGCTCCGGGGAGAGGCATAAATGTTATATTACTTACTGTATCCCCTGCATGTATATCATACTGTTTTCAATGTCTTCCGGTATATTACCTTTCGCACTATCTACGCCACGTTGA is a window from the Thermodesulfobacteriota bacterium genome containing:
- the murF gene encoding UDP-N-acetylmuramoyl-tripeptide--D-alanyl-D-alanine ligase, which translates into the protein MPLAVCLDTGRDMRRLAALDVLYATKGMLLQGGTAVSFNRTAIDSRAAKEGDLFLCLKGERFDGHDFVPEALAKGVSGILVRKGWWSEQAGRNLFTPAVVIEADDTLTALGDIASFWRRANPVQVVAITGSSGKTTTKEMTAGILAKCFNVAKTMGNFNNLVGLPLSLLAVKPTDKVAVLEMGMNRLGEIERLAQIARPDIGVITNVQMAHLEGLKTIEGVARAKGELYAALDEEDTAVFNVDDPHVSNLARKCRARKLGFGLGPGAEVTAREIISRPEGTLTFSLVSHEGAAQVTLQTPARHNIANALAASAVALAMGVDIKTIKEALEEFRPAANRLELIKLPQGMTVINDTYNANPGSMRAALETLKEIKGSRPGIAVLGDMLELGEQTAEAHRSIGRYIAGLGIEYLIVMGEFAPAFIAEGAVSGGMDKSHIITASSHEEAVRILRQKTSGHDFVLVKGSRRMRMEEIVKGLRGEA